A window of the bacterium genome harbors these coding sequences:
- a CDS encoding biotin/lipoyl-binding protein translates to MPKKYHVTVNGNTHEVTYLRRDAEAIYFSIGGTEYGVAIHAESLGGVRVTGDGLSPATGAKRSSSGAPAQLASAQSHNPMHINAPMPGLVVSVAVKEGDSIDAGQEVLVLEAMKMENAVAASSNGVVEKIHVKAGDQVESGSILIELKSS, encoded by the coding sequence GTGCCGAAAAAGTATCATGTCACCGTAAATGGAAATACGCATGAAGTCACTTACCTCAGAAGAGATGCAGAGGCCATCTACTTTTCTATTGGAGGAACAGAGTATGGAGTTGCCATTCATGCCGAGTCTCTTGGAGGTGTAAGAGTCACTGGGGACGGCTTATCTCCGGCAACTGGAGCAAAACGCTCCTCAAGTGGAGCACCTGCTCAGCTAGCATCAGCACAATCTCATAATCCGATGCATATAAACGCACCAATGCCAGGCCTTGTCGTTTCGGTTGCGGTCAAAGAGGGTGATTCAATCGATGCAGGTCAAGAAGTGCTCGTACTTGAGGCAATGAAGATGGAGAATGCGGTAGCAGCGAGTAGTAATGGAGTTGTAGAAAAGATTCATGTAAAGGCAGGCGACCAAGTCGAGTCTGGCTCGATATTGATTGAGCTGAAGAGCAGTTAA
- a CDS encoding DUF192 domain-containing protein has translation MPSNEKWRKQQYSQVVVVALSLLLLACGVYWYAGYREKSSLLPVTFSSETSESERYYLEIANTPSQREKGLMFRKSLEEKRGMIFLFPSARQNSFWMKNTYIPLDMIFVSADWEVLGVVENATPFSEEQRSVPGMSQYVIEVLGGEAKKLQIKKGTKVKLYGEIPPAV, from the coding sequence ATGCCTTCAAATGAAAAATGGCGTAAGCAGCAATACTCACAAGTCGTTGTCGTAGCTCTCAGTTTGCTGCTGCTAGCGTGTGGTGTGTATTGGTATGCTGGCTATCGTGAGAAATCCAGCTTACTGCCCGTTACCTTCAGCTCCGAAACTAGTGAATCAGAGAGATATTATCTCGAAATTGCAAATACGCCATCACAAAGAGAAAAAGGATTAATGTTTCGTAAGAGTCTAGAAGAGAAAAGGGGAATGATTTTTCTCTTTCCTTCTGCTCGGCAAAATTCTTTCTGGATGAAGAATACATATATTCCTCTCGACATGATATTCGTATCAGCAGATTGGGAGGTCCTCGGTGTTGTTGAAAATGCTACCCCTTTTTCCGAAGAGCAACGTAGTGTTCCTGGAATGAGCCAGTATGTTATCGAGGTTCTAGGAGGTGAGGCTAAAAAACTCCAGATTAAAAAAGGCACCAAGGTAAAACTGTATGGAGAAATACCGCCGGCTGTCTGA
- a CDS encoding electron transfer flavoprotein subunit alpha/FixB family protein, translated as MSGSVLVFVEQVEGVVQKSGLVALQAAHELKERWGLSSVSTVTLGKGAQQAAQSLLQYSTTNAYFSEDGSLESYQAVTYKAAFVDAFEKASAVVGVAAATSTGKDFMPRVGAQISAGQASDIIRVNEDGSLKRPMYAGDVLADVEILSEKKLVTVRVSAFAPLEPSGSSDGSVVDLEFSQSEAAAGEVINFEVSGGDRPELTEADVVVSGGRAMQSSENFEKYIYPLADALGAAVGASRAAVDSGYAPNDWQVGQTGKIVAPNLYIAIGISGAIQHLAGMKDSKTIVAINKDAEAPIFEVADFGLVADLYEVVPDLTEKIKGVKAG; from the coding sequence ATGAGTGGATCAGTTCTTGTTTTTGTTGAGCAAGTTGAAGGAGTAGTACAGAAGTCTGGGCTTGTAGCGCTTCAGGCTGCTCATGAGTTGAAAGAGCGGTGGGGACTTTCTTCTGTTTCTACCGTCACCCTCGGGAAGGGTGCGCAGCAAGCTGCGCAGTCTCTGTTGCAATATTCAACTACCAATGCATATTTCTCGGAGGATGGCAGCCTCGAAAGCTATCAGGCGGTTACGTATAAAGCAGCTTTTGTTGATGCGTTTGAGAAAGCGAGTGCGGTGGTAGGAGTTGCAGCAGCAACTTCAACGGGAAAAGACTTTATGCCCCGTGTCGGAGCTCAAATATCGGCGGGTCAAGCTTCTGATATCATCCGAGTAAATGAAGATGGTTCCCTTAAACGTCCAATGTATGCCGGTGATGTGCTGGCAGACGTTGAGATTCTCTCTGAAAAGAAGTTAGTAACCGTTCGAGTTTCCGCATTCGCTCCTTTAGAGCCCTCTGGAAGTTCAGACGGCAGTGTTGTTGATCTCGAGTTCTCTCAGAGTGAGGCTGCAGCGGGAGAGGTCATCAACTTTGAAGTCTCAGGTGGAGATCGCCCAGAACTTACAGAAGCTGATGTTGTTGTGAGTGGTGGACGAGCGATGCAATCATCAGAGAATTTTGAGAAGTATATTTATCCCTTGGCCGATGCTCTTGGGGCAGCGGTTGGAGCTTCTCGAGCTGCGGTAGATTCTGGTTATGCGCCCAATGACTGGCAAGTTGGACAAACTGGAAAGATAGTTGCTCCTAACCTCTATATTGCAATCGGAATATCTGGAGCTATTCAGCACCTGGCGGGGATGAAAGATTCCAAGACTATTGTAGCGATCAATAAAGATGCCGAAGCCCCAATCTTTGAAGTAGCTGACTTTGGTCTTGTCGCTGACCTTTATGAAGTGGTTCCTGATCTGACTGAGAAAATTAAAGGTGTAAAAGCTGGGTAG
- a CDS encoding electron transfer flavoprotein subunit beta/FixA family protein, which translates to MKILVPVKRVPDYEAKIKVNSEQDGIVTDGIKWIVNPFDEIAVEEAIKLRDSGAAEEVIVVGIGPEDSATQLRYAMAMGADRGVLVKHDGFVDSSLASLVLAEVYKRGEYGLIIMGKQSIDSDANQTAQLLAERLELPQACFASKVEIGEGTVAVTREVDGGLETIKVSTPCVISTDLRLNEPRYASLPGIMKAKKKPLDEFTFADLGVDEQIQVKVLRMSPPPARSAGKKVEDVAALVSALQNEAKVI; encoded by the coding sequence ATGAAAATCCTAGTGCCGGTGAAGCGAGTTCCGGACTACGAAGCAAAAATCAAGGTAAATAGCGAGCAAGACGGTATAGTTACGGACGGCATTAAGTGGATTGTTAATCCATTTGACGAGATCGCCGTGGAAGAAGCGATTAAGCTTCGGGATTCTGGTGCGGCCGAAGAGGTCATAGTCGTCGGAATTGGACCAGAGGACTCCGCTACTCAATTGCGTTATGCCATGGCTATGGGAGCCGATAGGGGTGTTCTCGTGAAGCACGATGGATTTGTCGACTCTTCTCTTGCCTCTCTGGTTCTGGCAGAGGTCTATAAAAGAGGGGAATACGGCCTCATCATTATGGGGAAGCAGTCCATTGACTCAGACGCCAATCAGACTGCTCAACTCTTGGCTGAACGGCTAGAACTCCCGCAGGCCTGCTTTGCCTCAAAGGTGGAGATCGGTGAGGGGACGGTAGCGGTTACCCGTGAAGTAGACGGTGGATTAGAGACCATTAAAGTTTCTACCCCTTGCGTTATAAGTACCGATCTCAGACTCAATGAACCTCGGTATGCATCCCTCCCTGGCATTATGAAAGCAAAGAAGAAACCGCTGGATGAGTTTACCTTTGCCGACTTAGGAGTAGATGAGCAGATTCAGGTCAAAGTTTTGCGGATGTCTCCACCTCCAGCACGTTCTGCGGGTAAAAAAGTAGAAGATGTTGCTGCACTGGTATCAGCACTACAAAACGAAGCGAAAGTAATTTAG
- a CDS encoding pilus assembly protein, which yields MRNKVHTTIHGYSLLEVALSLPILLVLMIGAYDANTAFHGYTALREGVESANRCTWTTEGGCTTFSTSEPSPPYFNWTAFVPSMSEYYGYQYQYYGTEYHLLRPQFEVGNYQAYSLGTRSFEYASNLRRFAQLRFPAEGIRPRIFQSISPHLNIARIPGGRPQVSATYIGGGGNYSNNIPYTLNGSPSLQWNGARNGTVSFTLGAPSGLDECRISENFDGAGSHTPSTADCSSSAAYRPNRGFVSLVVYGTDANSQTGSSGQIQMRISGPGLQGQVPLGARAYGYGDDASFCPRVPNLPSPNAPGSSSYVTTDIATCAESIPGTYAGFRRLRFGETYTLHFSLVGVTGGDLQWSFDGLELFLPRISGGWNNWRECVGGILPSDYHNRSGCTVPNGRLAPEVRWVNQASQPNNSTGQQSVFTPPGADTPAGEAAHPLEHRFSASEKDTITSAPCSVISTYLPNTFCDDWYEIPSIPISGMMTQACSENLGTAIHEIEGGSLEEINLELAFTECGPPEESVQLYTVSVGPEEIDYELQTHQFSNIPSMIWEPATCNDAEPPIPAEVLQYPHHSYSESSYGYGPPFHLAPTIDPRIMITTPAYSCSRSGIPYTVATVLYDEHTTSQNFFQELHFEHEVGCAEDEWGLTVRANAIDAGMNPLAFMEAGKLTPTFSVGSSVQGIKAAVSESIFNQYATAECEMEMVPGQPLQPVGSLEGSCQNPLHTQPATLCENSDVVCIRELAGFCGAQGDGVSPSVSLLEAEAQQHFFSTLKQIYPAAQFGCTGSNCAQFGAPQGYDPNNPGTLSQWEGTLQVPLLSARLLNFLIPEEHDLFGAGRLSFSLGAKNARRFERDLID from the coding sequence ATGCGAAATAAGGTACATACCACGATCCACGGCTATTCACTGCTTGAGGTTGCACTCAGTCTACCAATCCTCCTTGTTCTCATGATTGGTGCCTATGATGCAAATACCGCTTTTCATGGGTATACCGCGCTACGCGAAGGGGTTGAATCCGCGAACCGATGTACATGGACAACCGAAGGTGGTTGTACAACCTTCAGTACTTCAGAACCATCACCACCATATTTCAACTGGACAGCATTTGTTCCCTCCATGTCCGAATATTATGGATACCAATACCAGTACTACGGAACAGAGTACCATTTGCTTCGTCCCCAATTTGAAGTCGGAAACTATCAAGCGTATTCCTTGGGAACACGAAGCTTTGAGTACGCCTCCAACCTCCGCCGATTTGCTCAACTTCGTTTTCCAGCCGAAGGAATCAGACCGCGAATTTTTCAGTCCATCTCCCCTCACCTGAACATAGCCAGAATTCCGGGAGGACGCCCGCAAGTTTCTGCTACGTACATTGGCGGAGGTGGCAATTATTCAAATAATATTCCCTATACACTGAACGGTTCCCCCTCTCTTCAGTGGAATGGAGCACGCAACGGGACGGTATCGTTTACCCTCGGAGCTCCTTCTGGTCTCGATGAATGTCGAATCTCTGAAAACTTTGATGGAGCTGGTTCGCACACTCCCAGTACAGCCGACTGCTCCAGTAGCGCTGCATATCGTCCCAACCGCGGATTTGTCTCCCTTGTGGTATACGGAACAGATGCGAACTCTCAGACTGGCTCAAGTGGACAGATACAGATGCGCATCTCTGGTCCTGGGTTACAAGGGCAAGTGCCACTCGGTGCAAGGGCGTACGGTTACGGAGATGATGCCAGTTTCTGCCCCCGTGTTCCAAACCTCCCATCACCTAATGCTCCAGGAAGCTCAAGTTACGTCACCACTGATATCGCCACATGCGCTGAATCGATACCGGGAACCTATGCTGGATTTCGTAGATTGAGATTTGGTGAGACCTACACGCTACACTTCTCTCTCGTGGGTGTCACCGGCGGAGACCTACAATGGAGTTTTGACGGACTCGAACTGTTCCTTCCAAGAATATCAGGAGGATGGAATAACTGGCGAGAATGTGTTGGTGGCATACTCCCCAGCGATTATCACAATAGATCCGGTTGTACCGTTCCGAATGGAAGATTGGCTCCAGAAGTTCGATGGGTCAATCAGGCTTCTCAGCCGAACAACTCAACAGGCCAACAGTCCGTATTCACTCCGCCAGGAGCTGATACTCCAGCTGGCGAAGCAGCACATCCACTTGAACACCGATTCTCTGCGTCTGAAAAAGATACCATTACCTCGGCTCCATGTTCAGTCATCAGCACGTATCTTCCAAATACTTTTTGTGATGATTGGTATGAGATACCTTCAATCCCTATCTCTGGCATGATGACCCAAGCATGTTCTGAAAATCTTGGAACCGCTATACATGAGATAGAGGGAGGTTCACTTGAGGAGATAAATCTGGAACTCGCCTTTACGGAGTGCGGTCCGCCGGAAGAGAGTGTTCAGCTTTACACGGTAAGCGTTGGGCCTGAAGAAATTGACTACGAATTACAAACCCACCAATTTTCAAATATCCCCTCAATGATTTGGGAGCCTGCCACTTGCAATGATGCAGAACCACCCATTCCAGCAGAGGTCCTCCAGTATCCGCATCACTCCTACTCTGAGTCATCTTACGGCTACGGCCCACCATTTCACCTAGCCCCAACAATCGATCCTCGGATCATGATTACAACTCCCGCGTATTCATGCTCTCGTTCGGGAATTCCGTACACCGTTGCCACCGTCTTGTACGACGAACACACAACCTCTCAGAATTTTTTTCAAGAACTTCACTTTGAGCATGAGGTCGGTTGTGCTGAAGACGAATGGGGGCTGACCGTTAGAGCCAATGCGATAGATGCAGGGATGAATCCTCTCGCGTTTATGGAGGCGGGAAAGCTGACCCCAACATTTTCCGTCGGCAGCTCGGTTCAGGGAATTAAAGCGGCAGTCAGTGAGAGTATTTTTAATCAATATGCGACTGCAGAGTGTGAAATGGAGATGGTACCGGGTCAGCCCCTACAGCCAGTTGGCTCCCTAGAAGGCTCCTGCCAGAATCCGCTGCACACTCAACCAGCAACCCTTTGTGAAAATAGCGATGTGGTCTGCATAAGAGAGCTTGCCGGCTTTTGCGGAGCTCAGGGAGATGGTGTATCTCCCTCTGTATCACTCCTTGAGGCAGAGGCCCAACAACATTTCTTCAGCACACTAAAGCAGATTTATCCGGCGGCTCAATTCGGATGCACGGGGAGTAATTGCGCACAATTCGGAGCGCCGCAGGGCTATGACCCTAACAATCCCGGGACTCTCTCTCAGTGGGAAGGCACTCTTCAAGTCCCACTTCTTTCTGCAAGGCTCTTGAATTTTTTAATCCCTGAAGAGCATGACCTTTTCGGTGCCGGACGGCTTTCTTTCTCTTTGGGAGCAAAAAATGCACGGCGATTTGAAAGAGACTTAATAGACTGA
- a CDS encoding ferrous iron transporter B — MSALLDILPDDPPHVSAPLRPKTVVLAGQPNAGKTSLFNRLTGLRGHTANFPGTTVEVRRARLELLSGPLELIDLPGLYGLEGESLDQVVARSAILGENPRLAKPDLMVIVLDATRLPHHLPLAGELRNQDIPVVVALNMIDEARRKRIEINLDVLSEELGVQVVPVSARRGTGIDALVDVVERALGEDSKSLEGAPPALAHCSSCTGCRVTARCRWADAVVDRAVPNLHASVSRRSDALDKIVTAPFLGLPIFFLVMAGLFFSVFSLAVYPMDLIDSMIGLLVEQVQIQFPTGLLGSFIADGVIAGIGGVVIFLPQICMLFFGIALLEDSGYLSRAVVVMDKLMRRFGLPGQAFVPMLAAHACAVPAIMSTRLIENKRDRLRTILILPLLTCSARLPVYLMIATLVFAGNPLGGASVFVGGYALGALAAVSMSLLLQCSILPGKPTALAIELPPYRMPSMRDAAKLAFDRGMIFLRQAGTIILTISLVLWCLASFPQLPEDYSGPRTEQAELEYSYVGRIGKGIEPVFEPLGFDWRISVGVLTSFAAREVVVSSLAVMSGIGNEESDDSEGLISSLRSMKRQDGSPLFNLPTAISLLVFFVLAMQCLPTQAMTAKETNSYRWPIFQFVYMSLLAYGAAYAAFHITRFLVT, encoded by the coding sequence GTGAGCGCATTGCTTGATATTCTCCCTGATGATCCGCCTCATGTGTCTGCCCCACTGCGTCCGAAAACTGTAGTGTTGGCTGGGCAACCCAATGCTGGAAAGACATCACTTTTTAATCGCCTCACAGGGCTCAGGGGTCATACCGCAAACTTTCCAGGGACAACTGTCGAAGTCCGTCGGGCTCGATTGGAGCTCCTTTCTGGTCCTCTTGAATTAATAGATCTTCCAGGGCTCTACGGGCTAGAGGGAGAGAGTCTTGATCAAGTCGTAGCTCGTTCGGCTATTCTCGGAGAAAATCCCAGATTAGCGAAGCCTGATCTGATGGTGATTGTACTTGATGCCACTCGGTTGCCACATCACTTGCCCTTAGCTGGAGAGCTTCGTAATCAGGACATTCCTGTTGTTGTCGCGCTTAATATGATTGATGAGGCACGCCGTAAGCGAATTGAAATTAATCTTGATGTCTTATCAGAAGAGCTGGGAGTACAAGTGGTACCAGTTTCAGCGAGGCGCGGAACAGGAATTGATGCGCTCGTAGATGTTGTGGAGAGAGCTCTAGGAGAGGACAGCAAGTCGCTAGAGGGCGCCCCTCCTGCGCTCGCGCATTGTTCATCATGCACAGGGTGTCGTGTTACCGCTCGCTGTAGATGGGCTGATGCAGTTGTTGATAGAGCCGTCCCGAATCTTCATGCATCAGTCTCAAGACGTTCAGATGCGCTTGATAAGATAGTAACCGCCCCATTTCTTGGTCTCCCCATATTTTTTCTTGTCATGGCGGGTTTGTTTTTCTCGGTCTTTAGTCTCGCAGTGTATCCAATGGATTTGATAGATTCCATGATTGGACTACTTGTTGAGCAGGTACAGATTCAATTTCCTACAGGTCTTTTAGGCAGTTTCATTGCAGATGGAGTAATTGCTGGCATTGGGGGCGTAGTCATTTTTCTTCCGCAGATTTGTATGCTCTTTTTCGGAATCGCTCTTTTAGAAGATTCTGGCTATCTTTCTCGAGCAGTCGTTGTGATGGATAAGCTTATGCGGAGATTTGGGCTTCCAGGACAAGCGTTCGTTCCGATGTTGGCCGCCCATGCCTGCGCCGTTCCAGCGATTATGTCTACCCGCCTCATCGAGAATAAGCGAGACAGGTTGAGAACGATTCTGATTTTACCCCTGCTAACTTGCTCAGCTCGGTTGCCCGTATATCTGATGATTGCAACTCTGGTTTTTGCCGGTAATCCACTTGGAGGAGCGAGCGTGTTTGTCGGTGGATATGCTCTTGGTGCGCTGGCGGCAGTGAGTATGTCACTTCTCCTACAGTGCTCCATACTGCCCGGTAAGCCCACAGCTCTTGCCATTGAGTTGCCGCCATATCGGATGCCGAGCATGCGAGATGCCGCAAAGCTTGCATTTGACCGTGGGATGATTTTTTTACGACAAGCAGGAACGATTATTTTAACGATCTCTCTGGTGCTCTGGTGCCTTGCCAGCTTCCCACAACTTCCCGAAGATTATTCTGGTCCAAGGACTGAGCAAGCTGAGCTTGAGTATTCTTATGTAGGAAGAATAGGGAAGGGAATAGAGCCAGTGTTTGAACCACTTGGTTTTGATTGGAGAATCAGTGTTGGAGTTCTTACGTCCTTTGCTGCCCGTGAAGTTGTCGTATCTTCACTTGCCGTAATGAGTGGTATCGGTAATGAAGAGAGTGATGACTCTGAAGGATTGATTTCTTCACTGCGCTCCATGAAGAGGCAAGACGGGAGTCCCCTATTTAACCTGCCAACTGCTATTAGCCTCCTTGTCTTTTTTGTTTTAGCGATGCAGTGTTTGCCGACACAGGCGATGACGGCAAAGGAAACGAATTCATATCGCTGGCCAATTTTTCAGTTTGTCTACATGTCGCTTTTGGCTTACGGCGCTGCCTATGCCGCATTTCACATTACACGTTTTCTGGTAACGTAG
- a CDS encoding ferrous iron transport protein A, which translates to MSDQCHLACSLLELSPGQEGVVDTLEVEPEDNGRLLRLGLTPGRRITLMRKGHGCIISTAGARIAIDERLAAKIYIVREEEIRQ; encoded by the coding sequence ATGTCTGATCAGTGTCATCTTGCTTGCAGTTTACTTGAACTTTCACCCGGTCAAGAAGGGGTGGTGGATACACTTGAAGTGGAACCAGAAGATAATGGAAGACTCTTACGGCTCGGATTAACACCGGGAAGAAGAATTACGCTGATGCGAAAAGGTCATGGGTGTATCATATCAACTGCTGGTGCAAGGATTGCGATCGACGAACGGTTGGCCGCAAAGATCTATATCGTGCGTGAAGAGGAGATACGCCAGTGA
- a CDS encoding DEAD/DEAH box helicase, with translation MRNTFIKKAREDFLSGIGVPEPSEFKADPFQLLAISNVSESKDTLVVAPTGAGKTYIAIESIRACLRMGLRAVYTTPLKALSNTKFNELRKIFEPQYSVGLLTGDRKIETNADVVIATTEIYRNELYHVHARYSLVVLDEVHFISDSQRGAVWEESIILTPKDSTLLMLSASISNPNEIAEWLLEVRGKPCEVIVEKDRPVELRYGFLHPQLGVIPLEDEKGRLLREVREFYSSGEKRSERGSRGRSSGHGRSPGRRSSNARKKGGRGRGRR, from the coding sequence ATGAGAAATACGTTTATTAAGAAGGCGAGAGAGGATTTTCTATCGGGCATAGGGGTGCCTGAGCCGTCTGAATTCAAGGCGGATCCGTTTCAATTGCTCGCTATCTCAAATGTGAGCGAAAGCAAGGACACACTGGTCGTGGCGCCTACGGGTGCTGGCAAGACCTATATCGCTATTGAAAGTATTCGGGCGTGCTTAAGGATGGGACTGCGTGCTGTGTATACGACGCCGTTAAAAGCCCTTTCGAATACAAAATTTAACGAGTTACGGAAAATTTTTGAGCCGCAGTATTCTGTCGGTTTGCTCACAGGGGATCGAAAAATAGAGACCAATGCCGATGTTGTGATCGCTACTACTGAGATCTATCGCAATGAACTGTATCATGTTCATGCTCGGTACTCACTCGTTGTGCTCGATGAGGTTCACTTTATATCAGACTCTCAAAGAGGGGCTGTCTGGGAGGAGAGCATTATTCTCACCCCGAAGGATTCAACGCTGTTGATGCTCTCAGCGTCAATTTCGAATCCGAATGAGATAGCTGAATGGCTGCTTGAAGTTCGAGGGAAGCCGTGTGAAGTCATTGTCGAAAAGGATCGGCCTGTAGAGTTGCGATATGGCTTTTTGCATCCACAATTAGGAGTTATCCCTCTTGAGGACGAGAAGGGTCGGCTCTTGAGGGAGGTTCGCGAGTTCTATAGCTCTGGTGAAAAACGTTCGGAGCGAGGAAGTAGAGGACGGTCTAGTGGTCATGGACGGTCACCAGGGAGGCGTTCCTCGAATGCTCGGAAGAAGGGAGGGCGAGGTCGTGGCCGGCGTTGA
- a CDS encoding ATP-binding cassette domain-containing protein, protein MLTETMSNSAESTSEVVLEASGLLQQFGSLRVLSGVDLKLCRGEIVGLIGPSGGGKSVLLKMLSNVLQPTEGEVRRYLSDEGSVSFMFQEGALFDSVSVLDNIAFPLVQGRVPSSTLKTEEKIMLSGKVGAILKKVGLFRHGHKYPAQLSGGMRRRVSLARALVNEPEVALLDDPTSGLDPVASSVIMALIVSLHQSLGTSMILVSHDLRRLLPICSRIIALFNGQIVFDGTLQELRSDASMEVKRFVSCRFDLS, encoded by the coding sequence ATGTTAACGGAGACGATGTCAAATAGTGCTGAATCGACATCAGAGGTTGTGTTAGAGGCCAGTGGTTTGTTGCAACAGTTTGGATCGCTTCGAGTTCTGTCGGGAGTCGATCTGAAGTTGTGTCGGGGAGAGATCGTCGGATTAATAGGGCCTTCCGGCGGCGGAAAAAGTGTACTGTTGAAGATGCTGTCCAATGTTTTGCAACCAACGGAGGGTGAAGTTCGTCGCTACCTTTCAGACGAGGGGAGTGTCAGCTTCATGTTTCAGGAAGGGGCCTTATTTGACTCAGTATCTGTGCTCGATAATATTGCCTTTCCTTTGGTGCAAGGAAGGGTTCCGAGCTCCACCCTGAAGACGGAAGAGAAAATCATGTTATCCGGGAAGGTTGGGGCCATTTTGAAAAAGGTCGGTTTGTTCAGGCACGGACATAAATATCCCGCTCAGCTGAGTGGTGGGATGAGACGAAGGGTTTCTCTTGCTCGAGCACTGGTGAATGAGCCTGAGGTCGCTTTACTGGATGATCCAACCTCTGGATTAGATCCCGTAGCGAGTAGTGTGATAATGGCTCTTATTGTGTCATTGCATCAGAGTCTTGGAACCTCGATGATATTAGTTAGCCATGACCTACGCCGTTTGCTACCGATCTGTTCGCGAATTATAGCGCTGTTTAACGGTCAAATTGTTTTCGATGGGACATTACAAGAGTTGCGCTCTGATGCGAGTATGGAAGTAAAAAGATTTGTAAGTTGTCGATTTGATCTGTCCTAG
- a CDS encoding response regulator has protein sequence MSEKSAGQSCSVDAESSGTVQTLVTLCEAVQEPLLLLDGNRQVLGLSEGFLTSFYEGAQRAECPPLVELWPQVTEFPLQPIERQEQFFVDGESIEVDVQCVHLGKEIFLLRCSIADEADEFFHQQRLQTLGMLAGSVAHDFNNVLAGILGHITFLKAILPEEGAHQESLEAITNGSKKASTLTKQILDFSKYETENENLVTDLVELVLSTVPLLRGALTSRIELTLDVPEAAVFVQGAAGKLAQILVNLVVNARDAIEHGDGGQVAVRVRVAEPDDIPPIPDLEPEERNAQYVILEVIDDGIGMSERVQRKALEPYFSTKGDRGTGLGLSTVVAITESYGGMLEIESQPGEGSAIRIFLREPNENEASVIDGEDRGQSPEIARGNAQRVLVVDDEDSVRSVVAMSLRHLGYEVDETSDPREALLYLEDHSHEYDLAVLDMLMPHLSGDELFERLRGLRPKLPVVVMSGYSREEAVDKILSEPSTYFMLKPFTVEDLSQIVCKALDDGDSC, from the coding sequence TTGTCTGAGAAATCTGCTGGTCAGTCCTGTTCGGTTGATGCTGAATCTTCGGGTACGGTCCAAACGCTCGTCACTCTTTGCGAAGCAGTCCAGGAGCCTTTGCTGCTCCTCGATGGAAACCGCCAAGTCCTCGGGCTCTCTGAGGGGTTTCTCACATCATTTTATGAGGGGGCTCAACGCGCTGAATGTCCGCCGCTCGTCGAGTTATGGCCTCAAGTTACTGAGTTTCCTTTGCAGCCGATAGAACGCCAGGAGCAATTCTTTGTTGATGGTGAGTCAATCGAAGTGGATGTGCAGTGCGTTCACTTGGGTAAGGAAATCTTTCTGCTTCGGTGTTCTATTGCAGATGAAGCCGATGAGTTTTTTCATCAACAACGGCTGCAAACATTGGGAATGTTGGCGGGAAGCGTAGCACATGATTTTAATAATGTTTTAGCAGGCATTCTTGGCCACATTACTTTTTTAAAGGCAATTTTGCCCGAGGAAGGTGCTCATCAGGAGAGCCTGGAAGCAATTACTAATGGATCAAAGAAGGCATCGACCTTAACGAAGCAGATCCTTGACTTTTCCAAGTATGAGACAGAAAACGAGAATCTCGTAACTGATCTCGTAGAGCTTGTCTTAAGTACCGTTCCGTTATTGCGAGGAGCTCTGACATCTCGTATTGAGCTTACCTTAGATGTTCCAGAGGCGGCGGTTTTCGTTCAAGGCGCAGCTGGAAAACTAGCGCAAATACTGGTGAACCTTGTAGTCAATGCAAGAGATGCTATTGAGCATGGAGATGGGGGGCAGGTAGCGGTTCGAGTCAGAGTGGCAGAGCCTGATGATATTCCACCAATTCCGGACTTGGAGCCTGAGGAGAGAAATGCCCAGTATGTCATTCTCGAGGTTATAGACGATGGTATCGGAATGAGTGAGAGGGTGCAGAGGAAGGCGCTTGAACCATACTTTTCGACCAAGGGTGACCGAGGAACAGGGCTTGGACTCTCCACCGTCGTAGCTATAACCGAGTCGTATGGGGGGATGCTCGAAATTGAGAGTCAGCCGGGAGAAGGAAGTGCAATACGGATTTTTCTGCGCGAACCCAATGAAAATGAAGCCTCAGTCATCGATGGTGAGGATCGCGGTCAGTCGCCGGAGATTGCAAGAGGGAATGCGCAGCGTGTTCTTGTTGTTGATGATGAGGACTCTGTGCGAAGCGTCGTAGCAATGAGCCTGAGACATCTTGGATATGAAGTTGATGAGACTTCAGACCCGAGGGAAGCCTTGCTATATCTCGAAGATCATTCTCATGAGTATGATCTTGCAGTGCTTGACATGTTAATGCCGCATTTATCAGGGGATGAGTTGTTTGAACGGCTAAGAGGTCTAAGACCAAAGCTACCTGTTGTAGTTATGAGTGGATATAGCCGAGAAGAGGCCGTCGATAAAATTCTTAGTGAACCGAGTACCTACTTCATGTTGAAACCGTTTACGGTAGAGGATTTGTCGCAGATCGTATGCAAAGCGCTTGATGACGGGGATTCATGTTAA